One genomic window of Sporosarcina ureae includes the following:
- the pcrA gene encoding DNA helicase PcrA, whose translation MNKLSDDLLKGMNPEQARAVKTTEGPLLIMAGAGSGKTRVLTHRIAYLVVEKQVYPSNILAITFTNKAAREMRERIDGLLGPGSGERMWVSTFHSMCVRILRRFVDRIGLSKNFTILDSADQMTAMKRVLKELNLDPKQNDPRAMLGIIGNAKNECIDAMEFRKNSNPQNPHERTVADIYDRYTKKLRQNQSMDFDDLIMMTTVLFERVPEVLEYYQNKFQYIHVDEYQDTNNAQYRLVKMLASKFRNVCVVGDSDQSIYRWRGADIGNILSFEKDYKEANVILLEQNYRSTQRILQAANDVIDNNKSRYDKKLRTDNPEGELISIYKARDEKDESQFVVQQIIELKEKLGLTLDQFAILYRTNAQSRLIEEYLLKSNLDYTIVGGTKFYDRKEIKDLLAYLRLIANNDDDLALARIINEPKRSIGATSFERMATFASQNDRSMFDSLQEVDFMGLPKRALTEAVKFHELINGFTQMQEYLSVTELVKEVIDKSGYREMLEKEKSIEAESRLENIEEFLSVTEAFEKRAAEEEEEPSLVAFLTDLALVADIDTLDKEENTSTEKIVLMTMHAAKGLEFPVVFVLGMEENIFPHIRALADPEEMEEERRLAYVAITRAEQRLYLTSAGHRMLFGKSNFNQPSRFLNEISEELTELLADGNGMSVPFAQAPKTRAKRPAVKRPAYNESGGEKMQWKPGDKASHKIWGTGTVVSVKGEAEDMELDIAFPNPVGIKRLLAKFAPIEKE comes from the coding sequence ATGAATAAACTATCAGATGATTTACTAAAAGGTATGAATCCTGAACAAGCGCGTGCAGTCAAAACGACAGAAGGGCCTTTGCTCATTATGGCGGGTGCTGGTTCTGGAAAAACTCGTGTGTTGACGCACCGAATTGCATATTTGGTTGTGGAAAAACAAGTGTATCCTTCCAATATATTAGCTATTACATTTACAAATAAGGCGGCACGTGAAATGCGTGAGCGAATTGATGGATTACTTGGTCCGGGTTCAGGAGAACGTATGTGGGTTTCAACTTTCCACTCGATGTGTGTTCGAATTCTACGTAGGTTCGTAGATCGAATCGGTTTATCTAAAAATTTTACGATTCTTGACAGTGCGGATCAAATGACTGCAATGAAACGAGTTTTGAAAGAACTGAATCTCGACCCGAAGCAGAATGATCCGCGTGCGATGCTCGGAATTATTGGCAATGCAAAAAATGAATGCATTGATGCGATGGAATTCCGTAAAAATTCAAATCCTCAAAACCCCCATGAACGTACAGTAGCAGATATTTACGATCGTTATACTAAAAAATTGCGTCAGAATCAATCAATGGATTTTGATGACTTAATTATGATGACTACGGTCTTATTTGAACGAGTTCCTGAAGTGCTCGAGTATTATCAAAATAAATTTCAGTATATTCATGTGGATGAGTACCAAGATACAAACAACGCGCAGTATCGTCTCGTCAAAATGCTGGCATCAAAATTCCGTAATGTCTGCGTAGTAGGTGACTCCGATCAGTCAATCTATCGCTGGCGTGGTGCAGATATCGGTAATATCCTCTCTTTCGAAAAAGATTATAAAGAAGCGAATGTCATTCTTTTGGAACAAAACTACCGTTCCACCCAGAGAATTTTGCAAGCAGCAAATGATGTGATCGACAATAACAAAAGTCGCTATGATAAGAAATTGCGCACAGATAACCCTGAGGGCGAGTTAATCTCGATCTATAAAGCACGCGATGAAAAAGATGAATCACAATTTGTTGTACAACAAATCATTGAGTTAAAAGAAAAGCTAGGATTAACATTGGATCAATTTGCGATTCTCTATCGAACTAACGCGCAATCTCGTCTAATTGAGGAATATTTATTGAAGTCAAATCTTGATTATACAATTGTAGGCGGTACAAAGTTCTATGATCGTAAAGAGATAAAAGATTTACTCGCCTATTTACGTCTCATTGCGAATAATGATGATGACTTAGCTTTAGCGAGAATCATTAATGAACCGAAACGAAGCATTGGTGCAACTTCATTTGAACGTATGGCAACTTTTGCATCACAAAACGATCGCTCCATGTTTGATTCATTGCAGGAAGTGGATTTCATGGGTTTACCTAAACGAGCATTAACAGAAGCAGTAAAATTCCATGAACTGATCAATGGATTCACTCAAATGCAAGAGTATTTATCAGTCACCGAACTAGTGAAAGAAGTCATTGATAAGTCGGGCTATCGTGAGATGTTGGAAAAAGAAAAATCCATCGAAGCAGAAAGCCGTCTAGAAAATATTGAAGAGTTCTTATCGGTTACAGAAGCGTTTGAGAAACGTGCAGCAGAAGAAGAGGAGGAACCTTCACTCGTTGCATTCTTGACTGACCTTGCTTTAGTAGCAGATATCGATACATTGGATAAAGAAGAGAACACTTCCACGGAAAAAATCGTCTTAATGACGATGCACGCAGCAAAAGGATTGGAATTCCCTGTAGTCTTTGTTCTCGGCATGGAAGAAAACATATTCCCGCATATTCGAGCACTTGCAGATCCGGAAGAAATGGAAGAAGAACGAAGACTCGCGTATGTAGCAATCACACGCGCGGAACAGCGCCTTTACCTGACAAGTGCAGGTCATCGGATGTTGTTCGGTAAGTCAAACTTCAATCAACCATCACGTTTCCTCAATGAAATCTCGGAAGAACTGACTGAGCTGTTGGCTGATGGAAATGGCATGAGTGTACCTTTCGCCCAAGCACCTAAAACAAGAGCTAAACGTCCAGCAGTCAAGCGCCCAGCCTATAATGAAAGTGGCGGAGAGAAAATGCAGTGGAAACCTGGAGACAAGGCGTCCCATAAAATATGGGGAACTGGAACGGTTGTGAGTGTTAAAGGTGAAGCGGAGGATATGGAGCTAGACATTGCCTTCCCTAATCCAGTTGGGATTAAGCGACTATTAGCTAAATTCGCACCGATTGAAAAAGAATAA
- a CDS encoding CamS family sex pheromone protein, with the protein MKRTTKFITGILSAVLLTGCVPAPSDDQEKAVQETEKSEQEMVLIPDAQIKKEYYRTPVPFKKSASRGLVVNNLHTKYDMQETEEGLLRLSSLYFDPKDYFFQEGQYIDRDTAKQWISRKSNFEAGLNPAITDDMSPAQIADEAPIYLAHIVEQNYLQMTDDKKVKLAGISIGLAMNSVYYPREGSERRIDDKTIEEKGKKMADIILSRLRSKPELADIPIAVGLFKQESRNDIVPGTYFATSLAAKGKKEFTGWKEVDEQYVLLPASSSTGNYRDLNTTFKNFKQDIDDYFPSFVNVIGTAFYKDQKLHSLRVEIPIQFFGKTELIGFSQYLTSLVKTHFKDVPIEVSVTSVNGPEVLIVNDNERDEPFVHVYGY; encoded by the coding sequence ATGAAAAGAACGACTAAGTTTATAACGGGCATTCTGTCGGCAGTATTGCTGACAGGATGTGTACCAGCGCCAAGCGATGATCAGGAAAAAGCAGTGCAAGAAACAGAAAAAAGTGAGCAGGAAATGGTGCTCATTCCTGATGCTCAAATTAAAAAAGAGTACTACCGGACACCTGTTCCATTTAAAAAAAGCGCGAGCCGGGGGTTGGTCGTCAATAATCTCCATACAAAGTACGATATGCAGGAAACAGAGGAAGGCTTATTGCGCCTGTCTTCGTTATATTTCGATCCAAAAGATTATTTCTTCCAGGAAGGTCAATATATAGACCGCGATACTGCAAAGCAATGGATTTCTAGAAAATCAAATTTCGAAGCAGGTCTCAATCCTGCAATAACTGATGATATGTCGCCAGCTCAAATTGCAGATGAGGCACCGATTTACCTTGCGCATATCGTCGAGCAAAACTATTTACAGATGACTGACGACAAAAAAGTGAAATTGGCTGGCATTTCTATTGGACTGGCGATGAATTCGGTGTATTATCCACGTGAAGGCAGTGAACGCCGAATTGATGATAAAACAATCGAAGAAAAAGGCAAGAAGATGGCGGATATTATTTTAAGTAGGTTGCGCAGTAAACCGGAGCTTGCGGATATACCAATTGCGGTTGGATTGTTTAAGCAAGAAAGTCGCAACGATATTGTACCAGGCACATATTTTGCCACTTCTTTAGCTGCAAAAGGTAAAAAAGAATTTACTGGTTGGAAAGAAGTAGACGAGCAGTATGTATTACTCCCCGCATCTTCATCAACGGGGAATTATCGTGACTTGAATACGACATTTAAAAACTTTAAACAAGACATTGATGATTACTTCCCAAGCTTTGTAAATGTCATTGGTACAGCTTTTTATAAAGACCAGAAACTCCATTCTTTACGTGTGGAGATACCTATACAGTTCTTCGGCAAGACAGAGCTGATCGGATTTTCACAATACTTGACTTCATTGGTTAAAACGCATTTTAAAGATGTTCCGATCGAAGTAAGTGTCACATCAGTTAATGGTCCCGAAGTGCTGATTGTGAATGACAATGAGCGAGATGAACCGTTTGTACACGTCTACGGATATTAA
- a CDS encoding heptaprenylglyceryl phosphate synthase, giving the protein MNYKTWRHAFKIDPAKFISDEQIEAVAESGTDGVIIGGSDGITLENVLDLLARFRRFSVPLALEVSTVESVTPGFDYYFIPTVLNTTDSKWLNGLHHEALREYGHMMNFDELVTEGYCILNPDCTAAKVTGVDHVPDEEDVQAYARMAEHLFSLPIFYLEYSGQYGDPQIVRSAKELLTNTRLFYGGGIRSTEQAKEMAAIADTVVVGNVVYDDLQMALKTVEAVKSVPLPV; this is encoded by the coding sequence ATGAACTATAAAACATGGCGGCATGCATTTAAAATTGATCCAGCCAAATTCATCTCAGATGAACAAATAGAAGCGGTAGCGGAGTCTGGAACGGATGGAGTCATCATTGGTGGATCTGACGGCATCACATTGGAAAACGTACTTGATTTACTTGCGCGTTTCCGGCGTTTTTCCGTGCCACTTGCCTTGGAAGTATCTACTGTAGAATCGGTCACGCCGGGATTCGATTATTACTTTATTCCAACGGTCTTAAATACAACGGATTCAAAATGGCTGAACGGTTTGCATCATGAAGCACTTCGAGAATATGGTCATATGATGAACTTCGATGAACTGGTGACAGAAGGTTACTGTATTTTAAATCCTGATTGTACAGCTGCGAAGGTGACAGGGGTAGACCATGTTCCGGATGAAGAAGATGTACAAGCATATGCACGTATGGCTGAACACTTATTTTCCTTGCCGATTTTTTATTTAGAATACAGTGGACAATACGGTGATCCGCAAATTGTTCGATCAGCGAAGGAATTACTTACAAACACTCGTCTCTTTTATGGTGGCGGAATTCGTTCAACGGAACAAGCAAAAGAAATGGCAGCCATTGCAGATACAGTAGTAGTAGGAAATGTTGTATACGATGATCTACAAATGGCTCTTAAAACAGTCGAAGCTGTGAAATCTGTTCCCTTACCTGTGTGA
- a CDS encoding adenine deaminase C-terminal domain-containing protein: MWSVKEIQSQLAIINGQKAPDIVIKNATYLHSIFKKWMQGNIWIQGDRIVYVGERMPAMLEGTECVDASGKKIVPGYIEPHVHPFQLYNPESFADYASRRGTTTFISDNLILFSMLDQQTAFTFIDQLNELPFSFYWWARVDSQTVLQNEKELFNPVDIANWMERPDVLMTGELTGWPKLLQGDQNMTQSLLESKRLGKKIEGHFPGASERTLARMKLLGADGDHEAMTAEEVERRLQQGYAVTLRYSSIRPDLPNILRGIVEKELDVFDHLMMTTDGSTPSFYREGVMDQCIQIALDAGVSPIDAYQMASYNVARYYDITDLHSVIATGRFATLNFLENEHNPVPTDVLSKGKWVLRDSMSSDAFKAVDWKALPAFELPYELTDEDFTFPSSIGIQMVNDVITKVYESDLDLSSPTIATGDECYLILLDKNGKWRVNTMLKGFGDNLQGFASSYSNTGDVLLIGQDWQEMKRAFNEIKNIGGGMALAENGGIIETLPLEAAGGLSVQPMEVIIEQELAIRKALRERGYAHGDAIYTLLFLQSVHLPYIRITPVGVLQVMKNELLIPNIER, encoded by the coding sequence ATGTGGAGTGTGAAAGAAATCCAATCGCAACTAGCGATTATTAATGGACAGAAAGCGCCTGATATCGTAATTAAAAATGCTACGTACTTACATTCTATATTCAAGAAATGGATGCAAGGGAACATTTGGATTCAAGGTGATCGAATCGTCTATGTAGGGGAACGTATGCCAGCTATGCTTGAAGGAACAGAATGTGTTGACGCTTCCGGCAAGAAAATAGTCCCTGGATATATCGAGCCGCATGTTCATCCCTTCCAATTATATAATCCAGAATCATTTGCGGATTATGCATCTCGTCGAGGCACAACAACGTTTATATCTGACAATCTCATCTTGTTCTCGATGCTGGACCAGCAAACAGCATTTACATTCATTGATCAACTGAATGAACTACCGTTTTCATTTTATTGGTGGGCACGTGTTGACTCGCAAACCGTATTGCAAAATGAAAAAGAGCTTTTCAATCCTGTAGATATTGCGAATTGGATGGAGCGTCCTGATGTATTGATGACGGGAGAACTGACAGGCTGGCCTAAATTATTACAGGGTGATCAAAATATGACGCAGTCTTTATTAGAATCTAAACGACTGGGGAAAAAGATTGAAGGACATTTTCCCGGTGCATCGGAACGTACACTAGCCCGAATGAAATTACTTGGAGCGGACGGCGATCATGAAGCGATGACTGCAGAGGAAGTGGAAAGACGCTTGCAGCAAGGATATGCTGTCACATTACGTTATTCCTCGATTCGTCCTGACTTGCCAAATATATTGAGAGGTATTGTAGAGAAGGAGTTGGATGTGTTTGATCATTTAATGATGACGACTGATGGTTCCACACCTTCGTTCTACCGTGAAGGCGTAATGGACCAATGCATCCAGATAGCACTTGACGCGGGAGTATCGCCGATTGATGCGTATCAAATGGCATCATATAACGTGGCGAGGTACTACGATATTACGGACTTGCATAGTGTAATTGCGACAGGCCGTTTTGCGACATTAAACTTTTTAGAGAATGAACATAACCCTGTGCCAACTGACGTGTTATCGAAAGGGAAGTGGGTTCTCCGGGATAGTATGTCGTCTGATGCTTTCAAAGCAGTCGATTGGAAAGCACTGCCGGCATTTGAATTGCCTTATGAACTGACAGATGAAGACTTCACATTCCCTTCTTCAATTGGGATTCAGATGGTCAATGATGTTATTACAAAAGTATACGAAAGTGATCTGGATCTCAGTAGTCCCACTATTGCTACTGGCGATGAGTGCTATTTGATATTACTGGATAAGAACGGAAAATGGCGAGTCAATACGATGTTGAAAGGGTTTGGAGATAATCTGCAAGGTTTTGCATCTTCCTATTCAAATACTGGAGATGTATTATTGATAGGACAGGATTGGCAAGAGATGAAGAGAGCGTTTAATGAAATCAAGAATATAGGCGGAGGCATGGCACTCGCTGAAAACGGTGGAATTATTGAAACATTGCCATTAGAGGCAGCAGGCGGATTGTCTGTTCAACCGATGGAAGTGATCATCGAACAAGAGCTAGCCATAAGAAAGGCATTAAGAGAACGTGGCTATGCGCACGGAGATGCTATATATACATTATTATTCCTTCAATCTGTTCATTTACCGTATATCAGAATCACGCCGGTTGGTGTATTGCAAGTGATGAAAAATGAACTATTAATTCCTAATATAGAAAGGTAG
- the ligA gene encoding NAD-dependent DNA ligase LigA, with the protein MDDVLELEKRVEELNKTLHEYGRAYYDLDAPIVPDSEYDEKMKELLAIEKEHPDLIYPDSPTQRVGGAPLEVFNKVVHRYPMLSLANAFNEEDVKDFDRRVKEATGNAVYVCELKIDGLAVSLQYEEGRLVQGATRGDGSVGEDITANLKTIQSIPHKLNEPLTIEVRGEAYMPKKSFVKLNEFRDEAGEVPFANPRNAAAGSLRQLDSKVAESRNLATFIYAVGGDAEMYGLDSHTEALNKVDELGLTTNQERKRCTTIEEVLEYVAYWSENRLNLDYEIDGIVIKVDNFESQEQLGYTAKSPKWAIAYKFPAEEVHTQLLDIELSVGRTGVVTPTGILKPVLVAGTTVGRASLHNEDLIREKDIRIGDHVVLRKAGDIIPEIVMSLKEQRTGEEEPFHMPDNCPVCDSELVRIEGEVALRCVNPKCPAQMKEALIHFVSRRAMNIDGVGEKLIEQLYTAHLVQDVSDLYTLTKESLLSLERIGEKSATNILTAIEQSKENSLEKLLFGLGIRHVGEKVARILAEEYRTLDALEQATEEELVNIFEIGAIVADSVTTYFSTEEVQEVMNKLRSYGVNTVYKGATREELPTTGPFAGKTIVLTGKLTELTRGEAKEQIESLGGTVSGSVSKKTDLVIAGEDAGSKLTKAKELGIEIWDEQAMLEALGVDMNEKND; encoded by the coding sequence ATGGATGATGTTCTAGAACTAGAGAAGCGGGTAGAGGAGCTCAATAAAACCTTGCATGAATATGGGCGTGCATATTATGACTTGGATGCCCCTATCGTTCCCGATTCAGAATATGATGAGAAAATGAAGGAATTGTTGGCGATTGAAAAAGAACATCCTGACTTGATCTATCCTGATTCACCGACACAACGGGTTGGCGGAGCACCGCTTGAGGTGTTTAATAAAGTCGTTCATCGTTATCCGATGCTAAGTTTAGCGAATGCCTTTAATGAAGAAGACGTAAAGGATTTCGACAGACGTGTAAAAGAAGCGACGGGTAACGCTGTTTATGTATGTGAACTGAAAATTGATGGTCTTGCCGTTTCATTGCAATATGAAGAAGGTCGTCTTGTACAAGGCGCTACTCGTGGGGATGGTTCAGTTGGAGAAGATATCACGGCCAACTTAAAAACTATTCAATCCATACCACATAAATTGAATGAACCTTTGACGATTGAAGTGCGCGGTGAAGCGTATATGCCGAAGAAGTCATTTGTTAAATTGAATGAATTCCGTGATGAAGCAGGTGAAGTTCCTTTTGCCAATCCGCGAAATGCAGCTGCGGGTTCACTCCGTCAATTGGATTCAAAAGTGGCGGAGAGCAGAAATTTAGCTACATTCATTTATGCGGTAGGCGGCGATGCGGAAATGTATGGCTTGGATAGTCACACGGAAGCGCTCAATAAAGTGGATGAACTAGGTTTGACGACGAATCAGGAACGTAAGCGTTGTACGACCATTGAAGAAGTATTGGAATACGTAGCCTACTGGTCAGAAAATAGACTAAACCTGGATTATGAAATTGATGGTATTGTAATAAAAGTCGATAACTTCGAATCGCAGGAGCAATTGGGCTATACAGCAAAGAGTCCTAAATGGGCTATTGCCTATAAATTCCCTGCAGAAGAAGTGCATACCCAATTGCTAGATATCGAGTTAAGCGTAGGTCGCACAGGTGTAGTTACACCGACAGGGATTCTGAAGCCTGTTCTTGTAGCAGGTACGACAGTGGGACGTGCATCTTTGCATAACGAAGACTTGATCCGTGAGAAAGATATTCGTATCGGTGATCACGTTGTGTTGAGAAAGGCAGGCGACATCATTCCTGAAATCGTCATGTCATTGAAAGAACAGCGAACGGGTGAGGAAGAACCGTTCCATATGCCCGACAACTGTCCTGTTTGCGATTCAGAACTCGTTAGGATTGAAGGGGAAGTGGCACTGCGTTGTGTGAACCCTAAATGTCCTGCGCAGATGAAAGAAGCGTTAATCCATTTCGTTTCAAGAAGAGCAATGAATATAGATGGTGTGGGCGAAAAGCTTATTGAACAATTGTATACTGCTCATTTGGTACAAGATGTATCCGATTTATATACCTTAACGAAAGAGTCATTATTGAGCTTGGAACGGATTGGCGAGAAATCCGCAACGAATATTTTGACGGCTATTGAACAGTCCAAAGAGAATTCTTTAGAGAAATTATTATTTGGACTGGGTATCCGCCATGTCGGTGAAAAAGTTGCAAGAATCTTGGCGGAAGAGTATCGTACCCTCGATGCGTTAGAACAAGCAACAGAAGAAGAACTTGTAAATATTTTTGAAATCGGTGCGATTGTCGCTGATTCAGTGACAACGTACTTTAGTACGGAAGAAGTTCAGGAAGTGATGAATAAGTTGCGTTCTTATGGTGTAAATACCGTTTATAAAGGTGCCACACGTGAAGAGTTGCCAACTACTGGACCTTTCGCTGGAAAAACGATCGTATTGACAGGAAAACTCACAGAATTAACACGCGGGGAAGCTAAAGAACAGATTGAATCGCTTGGCGGGACTGTCAGTGGCAGTGTCAGTAAGAAAACGGATCTGGTCATTGCGGGCGAAGATGCGGGATCCAAATTGACGAAAGCAAAAGAATTAGGGATTGAAATTTGGGACGAACAAGCTATGCTTGAAGCCCTTGGAGTGGATATGAATGAAAAGAACGACTAA
- the gatC gene encoding Asp-tRNA(Asn)/Glu-tRNA(Gln) amidotransferase subunit GatC, whose protein sequence is MTTFSKEDVKYFADFVRIGLSEEDKENFSAKIADLIESVSNLKEVDVTGVKPMTHPVAMINVLREDVPKDILDREVMLASAEDQEDGLIRVPDIL, encoded by the coding sequence ATGACAACATTTTCGAAAGAAGACGTCAAGTATTTTGCGGATTTCGTCCGTATTGGCCTCTCCGAGGAAGACAAAGAAAATTTCTCTGCAAAGATAGCAGATTTGATTGAAAGTGTAAGTAATTTAAAAGAAGTGGACGTTACAGGTGTAAAACCTATGACGCACCCAGTTGCTATGATCAACGTCTTACGTGAAGATGTGCCAAAAGATATCTTGGACCGTGAAGTAATGCTGGCCAGTGCAGAAGATCAGGAAGATGGACTTATTAGGGTTCCAGATATTCTGTAA
- the purD gene encoding phosphoribosylamine--glycine ligase: MKVLVIGSGGREHAIAKQFNQAPSVSEVFVAPGNDGMRQDATCVNIAATDFKALADFAIEQRVTLTFVGPEQPLAEGIADYFLDKGLTVFGPTQAAARIEGSKSFAKEIMDKYDIPTAAYGTFTDAEEAKSFIREQGAPIVIKADGLAAGKGVIVAMELQEALDAVDDMIGNQKFGESSSRVVVEEFLDGEEFSYMSFVHDGQIYPMVIAQDHKRAYDGDRGPNTGGMGAYSPVPQISDAIVQEAYDRVVVPTVEAMTEEGIPFTGILYAGLILTEQGPKVIEFNARFGDPETQVVLPRMKSDFGKFMEALLAGESFDLEWHEEAMLGVVIASEGYPNDVVNGHALPNLDVLTDQGLDVFHAGTKLENDHFIGNGGRVLLVAAKAATLKEAQEKVYNGLADQQWDGFFHRTDIGWRTFE, translated from the coding sequence ATGAAAGTTCTTGTAATTGGAAGTGGCGGTCGTGAACATGCGATTGCCAAACAGTTCAACCAAGCGCCTTCTGTATCAGAAGTATTTGTGGCGCCTGGCAACGACGGTATGCGACAAGATGCAACATGTGTGAACATTGCAGCTACAGATTTTAAAGCTTTGGCGGATTTCGCAATCGAACAGCGTGTTACGTTAACATTCGTTGGACCGGAACAACCGCTAGCGGAAGGAATTGCCGATTACTTCCTGGATAAAGGTTTAACAGTATTCGGCCCTACTCAGGCAGCTGCTCGCATCGAAGGCAGTAAGTCATTCGCCAAGGAGATCATGGACAAGTATGATATTCCAACAGCGGCTTATGGAACATTCACAGATGCTGAAGAAGCGAAGTCATTCATCCGCGAACAAGGTGCGCCGATCGTAATCAAAGCTGATGGGTTGGCAGCTGGAAAAGGCGTAATCGTTGCGATGGAATTGCAGGAAGCGTTAGACGCGGTAGATGATATGATCGGCAATCAAAAGTTCGGTGAATCATCGTCACGTGTCGTGGTAGAAGAATTTCTCGATGGCGAAGAGTTTTCTTATATGTCATTCGTCCATGACGGACAAATTTATCCAATGGTAATCGCACAAGATCACAAACGTGCATATGACGGAGATCGTGGTCCGAATACGGGAGGAATGGGTGCTTATTCTCCAGTTCCACAAATTTCGGATGCAATCGTGCAGGAAGCGTATGATCGTGTAGTCGTACCAACTGTTGAGGCTATGACAGAAGAAGGAATTCCTTTCACAGGTATTCTTTATGCTGGTTTAATACTTACTGAGCAAGGTCCAAAAGTTATCGAATTCAATGCCCGTTTTGGCGACCCAGAAACACAAGTCGTCTTGCCGCGTATGAAATCGGATTTTGGTAAGTTCATGGAAGCTCTACTGGCTGGAGAATCATTCGATCTTGAGTGGCATGAAGAAGCGATGTTAGGCGTAGTGATTGCATCGGAAGGATATCCTAACGACGTAGTGAATGGTCACGCACTCCCTAATCTTGATGTTCTGACAGATCAAGGGCTTGATGTTTTCCATGCAGGAACCAAGCTGGAAAATGATCACTTTATAGGAAATGGTGGACGTGTACTTCTCGTTGCTGCAAAAGCAGCTACATTAAAAGAAGCACAAGAAAAAGTTTATAATGGCCTTGCCGATCAACAATGGGATGGATTTTTCCACCGTACAGACATTGGATGGCGTACATTTGAATAA
- a CDS encoding YerC/YecD family TrpR-related protein, with protein MQIDKIRGKQIDQLFQAILELKDVEECYMFFDDLCTMSEVQSLAQRLDVAHKLRLKKTYDNIQQETGASTATISRIRRCVDYGSGGYNLMLDRLYPELQNNQTKNN; from the coding sequence ATGCAAATAGATAAAATCCGCGGAAAACAAATAGATCAGTTGTTTCAGGCAATCCTAGAACTAAAGGATGTAGAGGAATGTTACATGTTTTTCGATGATCTTTGCACGATGAGCGAAGTCCAATCACTTGCACAAAGACTGGACGTAGCACATAAACTGCGACTTAAAAAAACGTACGATAATATCCAACAAGAAACAGGTGCAAGTACAGCTACGATCTCCCGCATACGCCGTTGCGTAGACTACGGGTCTGGTGGTTACAACCTCATGTTGGATCGACTCTATCCTGAACTCCAAAACAATCAAACAAAAAATAACTAA
- a CDS encoding DUF3048 domain-containing protein, which translates to MIWNGRKLLMIAAVSVVCLGGCSSKDQSEPAEQEKPNDVSLFTGELITDSIDQRPILATISNIPAARPQSGLSDADQIYEFLAEGQITRYAALFQSKVPDQLGPIRSARDYFVQLAAGMDAFYVAHGYSPDAKKLLDGRVVDHINGINYDGTLFERSADRRAPHNSYISKEHIEEAFSVTNASENITARPSFSFLNPDESDKIGDMASAVQVSYSSDPNFISTYQYNQQANRYYRSVNGIETVDKLNERRIELANIIVMEMDHQTVDQQGRLAIDLESGGPAMLFHEGIAKSIEWQNKDGFLTPMDQDMPVKLTAGKTWIHIVPSLSGPSTSVTYTP; encoded by the coding sequence TTGATATGGAATGGGCGAAAGTTACTCATGATAGCCGCAGTTAGCGTAGTATGTCTCGGAGGTTGTTCATCAAAAGATCAGTCTGAACCAGCAGAACAAGAAAAACCGAATGATGTGTCATTGTTTACAGGTGAATTGATAACAGATTCCATCGATCAACGTCCTATCTTAGCGACAATTAGCAATATACCTGCTGCTCGTCCACAGTCGGGACTTTCAGATGCGGATCAGATATACGAATTCTTAGCTGAAGGTCAAATTACGCGCTACGCTGCGCTTTTTCAAAGTAAAGTACCGGATCAGTTAGGTCCTATTCGAAGCGCACGTGATTATTTTGTACAATTAGCTGCAGGTATGGATGCATTTTATGTCGCTCACGGTTATAGTCCGGATGCAAAGAAATTACTTGATGGTCGGGTAGTCGACCATATAAATGGCATAAATTATGACGGGACTTTATTCGAACGTTCAGCAGATCGCCGTGCTCCACATAACTCTTATATTTCAAAGGAACATATTGAAGAAGCTTTTAGTGTCACAAATGCTTCCGAAAATATCACTGCACGACCATCCTTTTCTTTCCTAAATCCCGATGAAAGTGATAAAATAGGGGATATGGCATCAGCGGTACAAGTATCGTATAGTTCAGACCCGAATTTTATTAGTACGTATCAATATAATCAACAAGCAAATCGGTATTATCGATCTGTTAACGGCATTGAAACAGTGGATAAGTTAAATGAACGACGTATAGAATTAGCGAATATTATCGTGATGGAAATGGATCATCAAACAGTTGATCAACAAGGCCGACTTGCAATAGATCTAGAATCTGGTGGGCCTGCCATGCTGTTTCATGAAGGGATCGCTAAATCGATTGAATGGCAAAATAAAGATGGGTTTTTAACTCCAATGGATCAAGATATGCCTGTTAAATTAACAGCAGGGAAAACCTGGATCCACATTGTTCCATCATTATCAGGTCCTTCCACTTCCGTCACTTATACCCCGTAA